One window of the Candidatus Polarisedimenticolaceae bacterium genome contains the following:
- a CDS encoding O-antigen ligase family protein: MPAAPAGPEPVRAVETTPPGPDPLERPRSILRAGVLALLVLTPLPFASVHAGAVLAIEIASALLGAFALVLFARDAAPLPRPALLVLACALGIALVGVIQLAPLPAPLAASLGAPGAPARAAIAPFVPEAAPESAPWSLSPADTSDALARFVGYVALGLAAAVAFREPRHLAALAVTLVLCGVFQAVYGGGEYLSGSNRIFGYEKKHYVDCATGTFINRNHFAGYLAAILPFAFALAARAKASADPKDPFRARVASWGWIAAAALLFLGILLSQSRGGLAAALAAVAAYALLARAGRPSLRLVLATLAIPAAFLLWRDTRVPLERVADLDQEVVSTSGRAAVWKTSLGVAARFPIVGTGLGTFEEAFRSLGSRDVGARYDHAHNDPIQAGVEGGVVSALLLLSLGTATFSRRSTVRFASLQTAQSATLASIAAITVHSLVDFGVRIPALAVLLAVVLAVGNALPNARR, from the coding sequence ATGCCCGCAGCTCCGGCCGGACCTGAGCCGGTCCGGGCCGTCGAGACGACGCCGCCCGGCCCCGACCCGCTCGAGCGCCCCCGTTCGATCCTCCGCGCGGGGGTCCTTGCCCTCCTCGTCCTGACGCCGCTCCCCTTCGCGAGCGTTCACGCCGGGGCGGTCCTCGCGATCGAGATCGCCTCCGCCCTGCTCGGCGCGTTCGCGCTCGTCCTTTTCGCCAGGGACGCGGCGCCGCTCCCGCGCCCCGCGCTCCTCGTCCTCGCCTGCGCCCTGGGGATCGCGCTTGTCGGGGTGATCCAGCTGGCGCCGCTCCCGGCCCCGCTGGCCGCCTCCCTTGGGGCCCCGGGCGCCCCCGCGCGTGCGGCGATCGCCCCGTTCGTCCCCGAGGCCGCCCCCGAGTCCGCCCCGTGGAGCCTCAGCCCCGCGGACACGTCCGACGCCCTCGCGCGTTTCGTCGGCTACGTCGCCCTCGGCCTCGCCGCTGCGGTCGCCTTCCGCGAGCCGCGCCACCTCGCCGCCCTCGCGGTGACGCTCGTCCTGTGCGGCGTGTTCCAGGCGGTGTACGGCGGCGGGGAGTACCTGTCGGGGAGCAACCGGATCTTCGGGTACGAAAAGAAGCACTACGTGGACTGCGCGACCGGCACGTTCATCAACCGCAACCACTTCGCCGGCTACCTCGCCGCGATCCTCCCGTTCGCGTTCGCCCTGGCCGCCCGCGCGAAGGCGTCCGCCGACCCGAAGGACCCCTTCCGCGCGCGCGTGGCGTCCTGGGGCTGGATCGCCGCTGCCGCGCTGCTGTTCCTGGGGATCCTGCTGTCCCAATCGCGGGGCGGCCTCGCGGCGGCGCTGGCCGCGGTCGCGGCCTACGCGCTTCTCGCGCGGGCGGGACGACCGAGCCTGCGCCTCGTGCTCGCGACCCTCGCCATCCCCGCCGCGTTCCTGCTGTGGCGGGACACGCGGGTGCCGCTCGAGCGGGTCGCGGACCTGGATCAGGAGGTCGTCTCGACGTCGGGGCGCGCCGCGGTGTGGAAGACCTCGCTCGGCGTCGCGGCGCGCTTCCCCATCGTCGGGACCGGGCTCGGGACCTTCGAGGAGGCGTTCCGGTCGCTGGGGAGCCGGGACGTCGGAGCGCGGTACGACCATGCGCACAACGATCCGATTCAGGCGGGGGTGGAGGGGGGGGTGGTGAGTGCTCTCCTGTTGTTGAGCTTGGGCACCGCGACGTTTTCTCGCCGATCGACCGTACGTTTTGCGTCGCTACAGACCGCGCAATCCGCGACGCTCGCGTCCATCGCGGCGATCACCGTCCACTCGCTCGTGGACTTCGGTGTGCGGATTCCCGCCTTGGCCGTCCTTCTTGCCGTGGTGCTGGCCGTCGGAAACGCGCTTCCAAACGCAAGGCGCTGA
- a CDS encoding polysaccharide biosynthesis tyrosine autokinase, whose translation MSSHAADGSANDPTLRRRGLEYWSVLLQRRWVVLASVAVVVATTMIATFFAEPEFEATTTLQIDRQGPDILTFRDVVGVDPSYAAYQDFYQTQYRILESRSVLRLAAERLDLPNLPSFATRRPSPIARFVAWLKSPLGDDDATAADPLLPSIRFLEARMRVRPVRNSQLVQLIFTDRDPVLARDAANAVAEAYLQFNYDKRYGTAAIAREFLTKEVARVQGEIGDLERRLQEYSTKKELLSLSQGTEDISQQALASMNESFVQARTRLAIARARWESVRNAPPESLPEVLNSPLIQHLRQQYAEIERKHTLLAERFLPGWPALQELEGELAQARERLEIEQAGIARQVRATAEAEYGKARGEVEGLEAQVVTQKTEVQRVNRAAIEFASLRSEIDNKRKVLGDLVARQSQTQSSERLKDTGTSNVRIVDLAEVPERPVRPRKSVNLALALLLGTALGVGMAILLDYLDNAVKSELDILRVTKLPVLGHVPRFRSLRLVEGDAPAPDDEPAPATIDLASHADPRSTFAEAFKNLRTSILLASPERPPRHIVVTSCEPQDGKSTVATNLAIVLTQQGKRVLLVDADLRRPRLHRSFGIGNEAGLSNVLSGNAEAAEVVQTTEVPGLSLVCSGPIPPNPSELLGSPALATFLRHADEDLGFDHVILDTPPIASVTDPVLLSSSLDATIVVVRAGKTSREALAHSVERLKHSRARVAGAVLNAITDEIGSYYYGRYRYESGSATESDAPSTSKRLSRRFRRHARSSGRT comes from the coding sequence TTGAGCTCGCACGCTGCCGATGGATCGGCCAACGACCCGACGCTTCGCCGCCGAGGGCTCGAGTACTGGTCCGTCCTGCTCCAGCGACGCTGGGTCGTCCTCGCGTCGGTCGCGGTGGTCGTCGCCACCACGATGATCGCGACCTTCTTCGCGGAGCCGGAGTTCGAGGCGACCACCACCCTCCAGATCGACCGCCAGGGCCCGGACATCCTGACGTTCCGGGACGTGGTCGGCGTCGACCCGTCGTACGCGGCGTACCAGGACTTCTACCAGACGCAGTACCGGATCCTCGAGAGCCGCAGCGTCCTGCGCCTTGCCGCCGAGCGCCTCGACCTTCCGAACCTCCCGTCGTTCGCCACGCGCCGGCCTTCCCCGATCGCCCGCTTCGTCGCGTGGCTGAAGAGCCCGCTCGGGGACGACGACGCGACCGCCGCGGACCCGCTGCTCCCGTCGATCCGTTTCCTCGAGGCGCGGATGCGCGTCCGCCCCGTCCGCAACAGCCAGCTCGTGCAGCTGATCTTCACCGATCGCGACCCCGTGCTCGCCCGCGACGCCGCGAACGCGGTCGCGGAGGCCTACCTCCAGTTCAACTACGACAAGCGCTACGGCACGGCGGCGATCGCGCGGGAGTTCCTCACGAAGGAGGTCGCGCGCGTCCAGGGGGAGATCGGCGACCTCGAGCGCCGCCTGCAGGAGTACAGCACCAAGAAGGAGCTGCTCTCCCTCTCCCAGGGAACCGAGGACATCAGCCAGCAGGCGCTCGCCTCGATGAACGAGAGCTTCGTCCAGGCGCGCACGCGCCTGGCGATCGCGCGGGCCCGCTGGGAGTCGGTCCGCAACGCCCCCCCCGAGTCCCTCCCCGAGGTGCTCAACAGCCCGCTGATCCAGCACCTCCGCCAGCAATACGCGGAGATCGAGCGCAAGCACACGCTTTTGGCCGAGCGGTTCCTCCCAGGCTGGCCCGCGCTCCAGGAGCTCGAAGGCGAGCTCGCGCAGGCCCGCGAGCGGCTCGAGATCGAGCAGGCCGGGATCGCGCGCCAGGTCCGCGCGACCGCCGAGGCCGAATACGGGAAGGCCAGGGGCGAGGTCGAGGGGCTCGAGGCCCAGGTCGTGACCCAGAAGACCGAGGTCCAGCGGGTGAACCGCGCCGCGATCGAGTTCGCGAGCCTCAGGAGCGAGATCGACAACAAGCGCAAGGTGCTCGGCGATCTCGTCGCGCGTCAGAGCCAGACGCAGTCCTCCGAGCGCCTCAAGGACACGGGGACCAGCAACGTCCGCATCGTCGACCTCGCCGAGGTTCCCGAGCGCCCCGTGCGCCCGCGCAAGTCGGTCAACCTCGCGCTCGCCCTGCTCCTGGGGACCGCGCTGGGGGTCGGGATGGCGATCCTCCTCGACTACCTCGACAACGCCGTCAAGAGCGAGCTCGACATCCTCCGGGTGACGAAGCTCCCGGTCCTCGGCCACGTCCCCCGCTTCCGCTCGCTGCGCCTGGTCGAGGGCGACGCGCCGGCCCCGGACGACGAGCCGGCCCCCGCGACGATCGACCTCGCCAGCCACGCCGACCCGCGCTCGACCTTCGCCGAGGCCTTCAAGAACCTGCGCACCTCGATCCTCCTCGCCTCCCCCGAGCGCCCGCCCCGCCACATCGTCGTGACCTCGTGCGAGCCGCAGGACGGGAAGTCGACCGTCGCGACCAACCTCGCGATCGTCCTCACCCAGCAGGGGAAACGCGTGCTCCTCGTGGACGCCGACCTGCGCCGCCCGCGCCTGCACCGTTCCTTCGGCATCGGAAACGAAGCGGGGCTCTCCAACGTCCTCAGCGGGAACGCCGAGGCCGCCGAGGTCGTTCAGACGACCGAGGTCCCCGGCCTGAGCCTCGTGTGCAGCGGCCCCATCCCGCCGAACCCGTCGGAGCTGCTCGGCTCCCCCGCCCTCGCGACCTTCCTCCGCCACGCCGACGAGGACCTCGGCTTCGACCACGTGATCCTGGACACCCCGCCGATCGCCTCGGTCACCGACCCGGTCCTCCTGTCGTCCTCGCTCGACGCCACGATCGTCGTCGTCCGCGCGGGGAAGACCTCGCGGGAGGCCCTCGCCCACAGCGTCGAGCGCCTCAAGCACTCGAGGGCGCGGGTCGCCGGCGCCGTGCTCAACGCGATCACCGACGAGATCGGCTCGTATTACTACGGCCGCTACCGCTACGAGAGCGGCTCCGCGACGGAGAGCGACGCGCCGTCGACGTCGAAGCGGCTCTCCCGCCGCTTCCGCCGCCATGCCCGCAGCTCCGGCCGGACCTGA
- a CDS encoding carboxypeptidase-like regulatory domain-containing protein gives MTSRSPFVAFVLVVATVAASHPAIAAAPALLEGSVVADAALTGARVELADRAGAVVATAPVTDQGTFQLESIPAGTYRLAVTTPKGAYAAGSTLTLAAGSRQNVQIAVKQGGTGGASGSGSFWSTSWGKFTGVALVAGTALGAIMLMDDDEETTPPAPASPSEPLGK, from the coding sequence ATGACCTCCCGATCCCCCTTCGTCGCCTTCGTCCTCGTCGTCGCCACCGTCGCCGCCTCGCACCCCGCGATCGCGGCCGCCCCCGCCCTTCTCGAGGGCTCCGTCGTCGCCGACGCCGCGCTCACCGGCGCCCGCGTCGAGCTCGCCGACCGCGCGGGCGCGGTCGTCGCGACCGCCCCGGTCACCGACCAGGGGACCTTCCAGCTCGAATCGATCCCCGCGGGGACGTACCGCCTGGCGGTCACGACCCCGAAGGGCGCGTACGCCGCCGGCTCGACGCTGACCCTCGCGGCGGGCAGCCGGCAGAACGTCCAGATCGCCGTCAAGCAGGGCGGGACGGGCGGCGCCTCGGGCTCCGGCTCGTTCTGGTCCACCTCCTGGGGGAAGTTCACCGGCGTCGCCCTCGTCGCGGGGACCGCGCTCGGCGCCATCATGCTCATGGACGACGACGAGGAGACCACGCCCCCGGCCCCGGCCTCGCCGTCGGAACCGCTGGGGAAGTGA
- a CDS encoding carboxypeptidase-like regulatory domain-containing protein, which produces MNRPAWFRGIAGLLSVMLMGGTGAFASPAPASLQGTVTVQGGTQPIAGAVVLVGNPKDGSVVPSGPADAEGRFSIGNLAPATYQLAVREGEKLWVVDAPVTLAPGQVRDVTVGINPQQAPGPDTAAAEADKDKMTFWNNPLTASLIVVGAAVLVGFAIDAATDDDDPTPVSPSN; this is translated from the coding sequence ATGAATCGGCCAGCGTGGTTTCGCGGAATCGCAGGCCTACTCAGCGTGATGCTCATGGGCGGAACGGGCGCTTTCGCATCCCCCGCCCCCGCTTCCCTCCAAGGCACGGTCACCGTGCAGGGTGGCACGCAGCCGATCGCGGGTGCGGTGGTCCTCGTCGGGAACCCCAAGGACGGCTCGGTCGTCCCCTCGGGGCCGGCGGACGCCGAAGGGCGCTTCTCGATCGGAAACCTCGCCCCCGCGACCTACCAGCTGGCGGTCCGCGAGGGGGAGAAGCTCTGGGTCGTCGACGCGCCGGTCACGCTCGCTCCCGGCCAGGTCCGCGACGTCACCGTCGGGATCAACCCGCAGCAGGCCCCCGGTCCCGACACCGCGGCCGCCGAGGCGGACAAGGACAAGATGACCTTCTGGAACAACCCGCTGACGGCGAGCCTCATCGTCGTCGGCGCCGCAGTCCTCGTCGGGTTCGCGATCGACGCGGCCACGGACGACGACGACCCCACGCCGGTTTCGCCGAGCAATTAG
- the pyrE gene encoding orotate phosphoribosyltransferase yields the protein MSNERERLRELLKTHSLMFGDFVLASGKRSTFYFDSKKTTLLPEGAWLTARAVLEVVRREKIDAQAIGGLTLGADPIVCPVAALSHKEGPALRAFIVRKEAKEHGTARQIEGALEPNSRVVIVDDVVTTAGSTLKAIEAAEAAGHTVAAVICIVDREQGGAEALAKYPFYSLFKKSEIFEGVA from the coding sequence ATGTCGAACGAGCGCGAACGTCTCCGGGAACTTCTGAAAACGCACTCGCTGATGTTCGGGGACTTCGTCCTCGCTTCCGGCAAGCGCAGCACTTTCTACTTCGACTCCAAGAAGACGACCCTCCTCCCGGAGGGGGCGTGGCTGACCGCCCGCGCGGTCCTGGAGGTGGTCCGCCGGGAGAAGATCGACGCCCAGGCGATCGGCGGCCTCACCCTCGGCGCGGACCCGATCGTCTGCCCGGTCGCGGCGCTCAGCCACAAGGAGGGGCCGGCGCTCCGGGCGTTCATCGTCCGCAAGGAGGCGAAAGAGCACGGGACCGCCCGGCAGATCGAAGGGGCGCTCGAGCCGAACTCGCGGGTCGTCATCGTGGACGACGTGGTCACGACCGCCGGGTCGACGCTGAAGGCGATCGAGGCGGCCGAGGCGGCGGGGCACACCGTCGCCGCCGTGATCTGCATCGTGGACCGCGAGCAGGGAGGGGCCGAGGCGCTCGCCAAATACCCGTTCTACTCGTTGTTCAAGAAGTCGGAGATCTTCGAGGGGGTGGCGTAG
- a CDS encoding DegT/DnrJ/EryC1/StrS family aminotransferase, translating into MKPVPLLDLKPQLAAIKEDVYKVLHDVVDSQYFILGPNVEAFEKEAAAFLGARHAIGCASGTDALILSLNALGVRGGDEVVTTPFSFFASASCAALLGAKPVFADVDPRTFNLDPASLEASITPKTKAIVAVHLFGQCADMDAILEIGERRGLPVVEDACQSMSATFESKRLSGRFEAGAMGTFGTFSFFPSKNLGAFGDGGLVTTNDDRLAAVIRQTRVHGERVRYHHEIMGWNSRLDALQAAVLRVKLPHLRAWSEGRRRNADLYDRLFRASGLVERGAITLPHRDPRCGHIFNQYTLRVRDRDALGAFLKDRQIGWAIYYPIPLHLQECFASLGYRPGDLPVAEKAAAEVISLPIFPELSTEQIETVAAAVAEFYSKG; encoded by the coding sequence GTGAAACCCGTACCCCTGCTCGACCTGAAGCCCCAGCTCGCCGCGATCAAGGAGGACGTCTACAAGGTCCTCCACGACGTCGTGGACTCGCAGTACTTCATCCTCGGCCCGAACGTCGAGGCCTTCGAGAAGGAGGCGGCGGCCTTCCTCGGCGCGCGCCACGCGATCGGGTGCGCGTCGGGAACCGACGCGCTGATCCTGTCGCTCAACGCCCTCGGCGTGCGCGGCGGCGACGAGGTCGTGACGACCCCCTTCTCGTTCTTCGCCTCCGCGTCGTGCGCCGCGCTCCTCGGGGCGAAGCCGGTCTTCGCCGACGTCGACCCGAGGACCTTCAACCTCGATCCGGCCTCCCTCGAAGCCTCGATCACCCCGAAGACCAAGGCGATCGTCGCCGTCCACCTCTTCGGCCAGTGCGCCGACATGGACGCGATCCTCGAGATCGGCGAGCGCCGCGGCCTTCCGGTCGTCGAGGACGCCTGCCAGTCGATGAGCGCGACCTTCGAGTCGAAGCGCCTTTCCGGCCGTTTCGAGGCCGGCGCGATGGGGACCTTCGGGACGTTCTCGTTCTTCCCCTCGAAGAACCTCGGCGCCTTCGGCGACGGCGGCCTCGTCACCACCAACGACGACCGCCTGGCCGCCGTCATCCGGCAGACCCGCGTGCACGGCGAACGCGTGCGTTACCACCACGAGATCATGGGTTGGAACTCGCGCCTCGACGCCCTCCAGGCGGCGGTCCTGCGCGTCAAGCTCCCGCACCTGCGCGCCTGGTCGGAAGGACGCCGCCGCAACGCCGACCTCTACGACCGCCTCTTCCGCGCCTCCGGCCTCGTCGAGCGCGGCGCGATCACGCTCCCCCATCGCGACCCGCGCTGCGGGCACATCTTCAATCAGTACACGCTGCGCGTTCGCGACCGCGACGCCCTCGGCGCGTTCCTGAAGGACAGGCAGATCGGCTGGGCGATCTACTACCCGATCCCGCTCCACCTGCAGGAGTGTTTCGCTTCGCTGGGCTACCGGCCGGGGGATCTCCCCGTCGCCGAGAAGGCCGCCGCGGAAGTGATCTCGCTCCCGATCTTCCCCGAGCTCTCGACCGAGCAGATCGAGACGGTGGCCGCGGCGGTCGCGGAGTTCTATTCGAAGGGCTGA
- a CDS encoding bifunctional hydroxymethylpyrimidine kinase/phosphomethylpyrimidine kinase produces the protein MSALPAVVSATSIDPAGIDGVAADAIVLDEIGCRALAVPTAVFGVAEGRDGIFEGVPAGWLARIWPLVAAEHPAAVRIGILRDADQAREIAGLLQLHGAPHVVLAPVVRAAGRRLLDEGAIAAWRERLFPLAHVLVLRAGELAVFAGAHDDDPSGFVEGAKRVAAQGIRAVLVTGVVRQGRILDLLVENGEVAAFDATRLHVPRVDGLAGAHAAALAGALARGEPLPRAALAAQRYVGMRLQRRR, from the coding sequence ATGAGCGCCCTTCCGGCCGTCGTCTCGGCGACCTCGATCGATCCCGCGGGGATCGACGGCGTCGCGGCGGACGCGATCGTCCTCGACGAGATCGGGTGCCGCGCGCTCGCGGTGCCGACCGCGGTCTTCGGCGTCGCCGAGGGGCGCGACGGGATCTTCGAAGGGGTTCCCGCGGGATGGCTCGCCCGGATCTGGCCGCTCGTCGCCGCCGAGCACCCGGCCGCGGTGCGGATCGGGATCCTGCGCGACGCCGATCAGGCGCGCGAGATCGCCGGGCTGCTGCAGCTCCACGGCGCGCCGCACGTCGTGCTCGCCCCGGTCGTGCGCGCGGCGGGGCGTCGCCTGCTCGACGAGGGGGCGATCGCGGCGTGGCGCGAGCGCCTGTTCCCGCTCGCGCACGTCCTCGTGCTGCGCGCGGGGGAGCTCGCCGTATTCGCCGGCGCCCACGACGACGATCCCTCGGGGTTCGTCGAGGGGGCGAAGCGGGTCGCGGCGCAGGGGATCCGCGCGGTGCTCGTGACGGGGGTCGTGAGGCAGGGGAGGATCCTCGACCTGCTGGTCGAGAACGGGGAGGTCGCCGCCTTCGACGCGACGCGCCTGCACGTTCCGCGCGTCGACGGGCTGGCGGGTGCGCACGCCGCCGCGCTCGCCGGCGCGCTCGCGCGAGGCGAGCCGCTCCCGCGCGCCGCCCTCGCGGCGCAGCGTTACGTCGGGATGAGGCTGCAGCGGCGGAGGTAG
- a CDS encoding tetratricopeptide repeat protein produces the protein MPILSAENQFRKGLQSLVDGDCAAAAGFFHAAIQVERQRAVARPQMRYLSYYGLALAQANGASPEAIRACEAAARRDFFNPDLLLNLGRVYVLAGKTTRALATFEQGLRLAPSHPALRAELSKFDRRQAPPVSFLPRNHSVNRFLGRVRASMRQRTSGNLAPSRSSSS, from the coding sequence ATGCCGATCCTCTCCGCTGAGAACCAATTCCGCAAGGGCCTCCAGTCGCTCGTGGATGGGGACTGTGCGGCCGCCGCCGGGTTCTTCCACGCGGCCATCCAGGTCGAACGCCAGCGCGCGGTTGCCCGACCGCAGATGCGCTACCTCTCCTATTACGGCCTCGCGCTGGCCCAGGCGAACGGCGCCTCCCCGGAGGCGATCCGCGCCTGCGAGGCGGCGGCGCGGCGCGACTTCTTCAACCCCGACCTGCTGCTCAACCTCGGGCGGGTGTACGTCCTCGCGGGGAAGACCACCCGGGCGCTCGCGACCTTCGAGCAGGGGCTGCGCCTCGCCCCGAGCCATCCCGCGCTCCGTGCGGAGCTGTCCAAGTTCGATCGCCGCCAGGCCCCGCCGGTCAGTTTCCTTCCGCGCAACCACTCGGTCAATCGCTTCCTCGGCCGGGTGCGCGCCTCGATGCGCCAGCGGACCTCGGGGAATCTGGCTCCTTCGCGTTCCTCGTCCTCCTGA
- a CDS encoding HEAT repeat domain-containing protein, which translates to MLSALAGFGAGCGKDADRALREVEALRERGDSASMERLAALCGDASPDVRAFALAALADGARERAAERIQRALADPDVTVRSTAIKLAGDLKLERTGEELGRMLVSDPSVGARRRAAVSLGAIGGGEAAARLAPGLADADPGVREATARALAGVDAGPAVPALLRTLQLDPEPRVRFEAVRALATVKSDEARAGIEGAASDGNELVRMEARSVVR; encoded by the coding sequence ATGTTGTCCGCGTTGGCGGGATTCGGCGCCGGGTGCGGCAAGGACGCGGATCGCGCGCTTCGGGAGGTCGAAGCGCTTCGAGAGCGAGGGGACTCCGCCTCGATGGAGCGGCTGGCGGCGCTTTGCGGCGACGCGAGCCCCGACGTTCGGGCCTTCGCGCTCGCCGCCCTGGCCGACGGGGCGCGGGAGCGGGCCGCGGAGCGGATCCAGCGGGCGCTCGCGGACCCGGACGTCACCGTGCGCTCGACGGCGATCAAGCTCGCGGGCGACCTGAAGCTGGAGCGCACCGGGGAGGAGCTGGGCAGGATGCTCGTCTCGGACCCTTCGGTCGGCGCCCGTCGCCGCGCGGCGGTGTCGCTCGGGGCGATCGGGGGCGGGGAGGCGGCGGCTCGGCTCGCCCCCGGACTGGCGGACGCCGACCCCGGCGTGCGCGAGGCGACGGCGCGGGCGCTCGCGGGGGTGGACGCGGGACCCGCGGTTCCGGCGCTGCTCCGCACCCTCCAACTCGACCCCGAGCCGCGGGTGCGGTTCGAGGCGGTCCGCGCGCTCGCGACGGTGAAGAGCGACGAGGCGCGGGCGGGGATCGAGGGGGCGGCGAGCGATGGGAACGAGCTCGTCCGCATGGAGGCCCGCAGCGTCGTCCGCTGA
- the rho gene encoding transcription termination factor Rho produces MGEFAGGGGNAGGNGGGGGRRRRRRRRFGSREGQPSVAPNFENGPPSGVVHELAGPAWNPGAGGGGARRRGRRRRGGFGGGAPRPAMPGNGGQPQTQGRPAVAVLPAGEPDVEVRGVLQILQDGSGFLRQAANDYNPEPGDPWVPREIVAASAFETGVELTGLAHPPDRPGRSPVLATIREVNGTDPAAWASRTPFKNLVAEDPTERIRLENDPADLSTRVVDLIAPIGKGQRCLIVAPPKAGKTVLMQRMAKAITVNHPEIHLIVLLVDERPEEVTDMRRSVRGEVVASSSDEMARTHVAVAEIVLERAKRLVECGRDVVLLLDSITRLSRAYNNEQKSSGRVLSGGIDARTMEKPRRFFGAARKCVQGGSLTVIGTALVDTGSRMDDVIFQEFKGTGNTEIVMDRGLFERRIFPAIDISSSGTRKEEKLYGADEFPRVTLLRRALAPLRAQEAMQLLVERVGRYPTNEEFLKNLLG; encoded by the coding sequence ATGGGTGAGTTCGCGGGCGGCGGTGGAAACGCGGGGGGCAACGGCGGAGGGGGCGGGCGTCGTCGCCGTCGTCGTCGCCGGTTCGGCTCGCGCGAAGGCCAGCCCTCGGTGGCGCCGAACTTCGAGAACGGACCCCCCTCGGGGGTCGTCCACGAGCTCGCCGGTCCCGCGTGGAATCCGGGGGCGGGGGGCGGCGGAGCGCGACGGCGGGGACGCCGCCGGCGCGGCGGGTTCGGCGGCGGCGCGCCGCGGCCGGCCATGCCCGGGAACGGCGGCCAGCCGCAGACGCAGGGACGCCCCGCCGTCGCGGTGCTTCCCGCCGGCGAGCCCGATGTCGAGGTCCGCGGCGTCCTCCAGATCCTGCAGGACGGCAGCGGCTTCCTGAGGCAGGCGGCCAACGACTACAACCCCGAGCCCGGTGATCCGTGGGTGCCGCGCGAGATCGTCGCCGCGAGCGCCTTCGAGACCGGCGTCGAGCTGACCGGCCTCGCCCACCCGCCCGACCGCCCCGGCCGCTCGCCGGTCCTCGCGACGATCCGCGAGGTGAACGGCACCGATCCCGCGGCGTGGGCCTCGCGCACGCCTTTCAAGAACCTCGTCGCCGAGGACCCGACCGAGCGCATCCGCCTCGAGAACGACCCGGCGGACCTCTCCACGCGGGTCGTGGACCTCATCGCCCCGATCGGCAAGGGGCAGCGCTGCCTGATCGTCGCCCCGCCCAAGGCCGGAAAGACCGTCCTGATGCAGCGGATGGCGAAGGCGATCACCGTCAACCACCCCGAGATCCACCTCATCGTGCTGCTCGTGGACGAGCGCCCCGAGGAGGTCACCGACATGCGCCGCAGCGTGCGGGGCGAGGTCGTGGCGTCCTCGTCGGACGAGATGGCGCGCACGCACGTGGCGGTCGCGGAGATCGTCCTCGAGCGGGCCAAGCGCCTGGTCGAGTGCGGCCGCGACGTCGTGTTGCTTCTCGACTCGATCACGCGGCTGTCGCGCGCCTACAACAACGAGCAGAAAAGCTCCGGGCGCGTGTTGTCCGGCGGCATCGACGCGCGGACGATGGAGAAGCCGCGGCGCTTCTTCGGCGCGGCACGCAAGTGCGTGCAGGGCGGGTCGCTCACCGTCATCGGCACCGCGCTCGTGGACACGGGCTCGCGGATGGACGACGTGATCTTCCAGGAGTTCAAGGGGACCGGGAACACCGAGATCGTCATGGACCGCGGGCTGTTCGAGCGGCGCATTTTCCCCGCGATCGACATTTCGTCGAGCGGGACCCGCAAGGAAGAGAAGCTCTACGGCGCCGACGAGTTCCCGCGCGTCACCCTGCTACGGCGCGCCCTCGCCCCCCTGCGCGCGCAGGAGGCGATGCAGCTGCTCGTCGAGCGCGTGGGGCGTTACCCGACCAACGAGGAGTTCCTCAAGAACCTGCTGGGGTAA